A stretch of Zymoseptoria tritici IPO323 chromosome 1, whole genome shotgun sequence DNA encodes these proteins:
- a CDS encoding Ca2+ channel, alpha subunit — MVPVQLEDGPAYFTSGTADEDDTLPLTDPSRLQPSVAATQNSSPGQRHDRQARSGSSIGGSSGLSGLSGLSVRFSPSRQHRSTNSRLGDDLNSMEMGSRTTGSDASRSPRRKSSLSPGGDTLHRTGTMFRNMSQRVVNLSNESEPVERMLRRRSSVGPRPRERSSSHSYREGGLDGNAPSKSSSEKAPSFIEVETPPELPAIDRNPLRGKSLGIFSPESRIRRGLLEFLVHPFVEPLILLLIVVQTVILAVDASFNVENDPRPTNWGTQWSDYIILAIFIIYTLEIAIKMIVSGFVFNPVEYSTIDREIGIRAALKKKADGMFTLHRESSKRNTRTQSRVPAPESLLRSFTMQNFDDVPGGSRQAQKKRLAHRAFLRHSFNRLDFVAVVSFWISFVLGTAGLEHDHQLYVFRMMSCLRILRLLGITSGTSVILRSLKRAAPTLLNVGFLIGFFWLLFSIIGVQSFKSSLRRTCVQDGSLVQPPMENFLQFVNGTVQDNRQDSPEPAGNFQFCGGWLAENGTRMPWLRPDGSFGNDQHKGFLCPIGSYCIEGDNPYNGTISFDNILQSVELVFVIMTSNTFTDIMYYLTDSDYLAAALFFAFGIIILTFWLMSLLIAVITSSFQIIREESRGSAFMASDEADDEDPKQRLDESMHPKGRVSGIKRVYQKSYWFWIIIIVFDLIVASLRHATMKSFTRHLIKYTETATTLLLVVEIFLRFASDWRDFYRHRRNWFDLFLAIITAVIQLPFIRDSGDPYAWLTVFQIVRIYRVVLAVQLTRDLILLVLRHVSGVLNLILFVFLLTFLASIFATQLYRGTLPQFDDEGNYLQVTFATIFNSFLGMYQVLSSENWTDVLYNTSRFNKEWHSAWIAAIFFIIWFMLANFVILNMFIAVIQENFDVSEDQKRLQQVKMFLQRKEMGSNTGGTLSLSAIFKFGKLKRQDPLDFGSAATEMLLQDAVVRDFLDEENMEQTDVRRAVTGGLASSSTLNLYKQPASLAQRMQDAITKRLFNNEPNPFYANLRLTKAYEELDPRTLAREVVNAAEQRKLSQREYLRRYPKYNVSLFMFKSGNKVRKFCQRIVGPGRGTRIEGVQPNPTIWYTFSAFIYAAIVGMVFLACITTPLFQLEYFRDHQSVDRRLNWFIYTDIGFAALFTVEAMVKVIADGFFWTPNAYFRSSWGFIDGVVLVTLWINVITSLYDPGSGSRAVGAFKALRALRLLNVSDSARDTFHSVVVLGGWKVLSAAFVSLSLLIPFAIYGVNLFAGKMSWCNTWQQYGVHNLTDCLGEGILNPIGYNVLAPQRVGYQQFAYDFDNFGDALFILFQVVSQEGWVDLMWSAQSITGVFTQPSWFAQQGNAVFFVVFNLLGAVFVLTLFVSVFMRNYTEQTGVAFLTSEQRSWLELRKLLRQVAPSKRPNRQKKRQSWQEWCYRRAVTKNGRWQRTITAVLIAHLILLCLEWYPEPWAWQITRFLIFFCFVLFYIANIVIRLVGLSWTRFRKSAWDLYSLISVSGTLATSIMVFFNLHNAVYTQIHKLFLVSLALLLIPRNNQLDQLFKTAAASFSSIANLLATWFVLFLVYAIAFTQTFGLTRFGAHQNNNINFRTVPKALVLLFRMSVGEQWNQIMMDYASIEPPYCTLSDNYYSGDCGSKQWAYALFVSWNIISMYIFVNLFISLIYESFSYVYQRSSGLSIISREEIRRFKQAWAEHDPNGTGYISKDDFPRFLGELSGIFEMRIYDGDFTVSQIINDCQVESRRASQLPVDGASSSRAEIDLTKLNARLAELPVQEIRRRRARMNTFYEEVLVSADPDLGIAFNALLMILAHYKVINDSKSLRLEEFLRRRARLQRVEEAVNRNIVVGFFDTLYWARRFKRILEGRKSARMTAIPTFGVPEILVQDEGGDDGRGSFSEGHSPSSRFRSGSIQLSPVSSPTREDFNLTPSPSRHRPSVSGSSIQPDWHFAAAMEGAGASGTSPPASPGFGPRGRGNSDVSAARSRAGSAVSQVFQDSAWGQSLQRSVTQHQRGGSGSRSGSGEQNQRRSNGS, encoded by the exons ATGGTTCCGGTACAATTGGAGGATGGCCCAGCGTACTTCACATCAGGCACAGCGGATGAGGATGACACCCTACCTCTGACAGACCCGTCAAGACTACAACCCTCTGTTGCAGCAACACAAAATTCAAGTCCAGGTCAACGACATGACAGACAAGCAAGGTCTGGCTCCTCAATAGGCGGTTCGAGCGGGTTGAGCGGATTGAGCGGATTGAGCGTGCGATTCTCGCCGAGCAGGCAGCATCGTTCGACCAATTCGAGGCTCGGTGACGACTTGAACAGCATGGAGATGGGCTCGAGGACAACCGGATCGGACGCGAGCAGGTCTCCACGACGGAAATCGTCTCTATCACCCGGCGGAGATACTCTCCACAGGACCGGGACCATGTTTCGAAACATGTCCCAGCGTGTGGTCAACCTGAGCAATGAGTCTGAGCCGGTTGAGCGAATGCTTCGGAGACGCTCCAGCGTAGGACCACGGCCCCGAGAGCGCTCTTCATCCCACAGCTACCGTGAAGGCGGCTTGGACGGCAACGCACCATCCAAGTCCTCCAGTGAGAAAGCGCCTTCGTTCATTGAAGTCGAGACGCCGCCAGAGCTTCCGGCTATTGACCGAAATCCTTTGAGAGGCAAGTCTCTAGGCATCTTCTCACCCGAGAGCAGGATTCGGCGAGGACTACTGGAGTTTCTCGTTCATCCATTTGTCGAACCTCTGATTCTACTCCTGATAGTCGTGCAGACCGTAATTCTGGCTGTCGATGCTTCGTTCAATGTCGAGAACGATCCCAGGCCGACGAACTGGGGCACACAATGGAGCGACTACATCATTCTGGCTATATTCATAATTTACACACTGGAGATTGCAATCAAGATGATTGTATCCGGATTCGTCTTCAATCCCGTCGAGTACAGCACAATAGATCGGGAGATTGGCATCAGAGCAGCCCTCAAAAAGAAGGCAGACGGCATGTTTACCTTGCATCGGGAATCGTCGAAACGGAATACTCGAACGCAATCCCGTGTGCCAGCTCCGGAATCACTGTTACGTTCATTCACGATGCAGAACTTTGACGACGTTCCGGGCGGCTCACGACAAGCGCAGAAGAAACGTTTGGCGCATCGAGCGTTTCTGCGACATTCCTTCAACCGGCTCGACTTCGTGGCCGTGGTCTCCTTTTGGATCAGCTTCGTATTGGGAACCGCAGGACTGGAGCATGACCATCAGCTGTACGTCTTTCGGATGATGAGTTGTCTGCGAATCTTGCGACTGCTAGGCATCACAAGCGGCACGTCTGTCATCCTTCGTAGCCTGAAGCGGGCGGCGCCGACCTTGCTGAATGTCGGATTTTTGATCGGTTTCTTCTGGCTCCTGTTTTCCATCATTGGAGTTCAGAGTTTCAAATCAAGCCTGCGCCGAACATGTGTCCAGGACGGTTCTCTGGTCCAACCACCAATGGAGAATTTCCTTCAGTTCGTCAATGGTACTGTGCAAGACAACCGTCAAGACTCTCCTGAGCCTGCAGGCAATTTCCAGTTCTGCGGTGGCTGGCTAGCTGAGAATGGCACAAGAATGCCATGGTTGAGACCAGATGGCAGCTTTGGCAACGATCAGCACAaaggctttctctgtccaATAGGCTCGTACTGCATCGAGGGCGACAATCCCTACAACGGCACAATCAGCTTTGACAACATCCTGCAGTCTGTCGAGCTGGTCTTTGTCATCATGACCTCCAACACCTTCACGGACATCATGTACTACTTGACAGATTCGGACTATCTGGCAGCGGCTCTCTTCTTTGCATTTGGGATTATCATCCTGACCTTCTGGCTGATGTCGTTGCTCATCGCAGTCATCACGTCCTCATTCCAAATCATCCGCGAGGAAAGCAGAGGCAGTGCGTTCATGGCGAGCGATGAAGCTGATGACGAGGATCCAAAGCAGAGACTCGACGAATCTATGCACCCCAAAGGACGAGTCTCCGGTATCAAAAGAGTATACCAAAAGTCGTACTGGTTCTggatcatcatcatcgtgtTCGATCTGATCGTGGCCAGCTTACGGCATGCCACGATGAAGAGCTTTACAAGGCACCTCATCAAGTACACGGAGACAGCGACTACTCTGCTGCTTGTGGTTGAAATATTCCTCAGATTTGCATCCGACTGGAGAGACTTCTACCGCCATCGTCGGAATTGGTTCGATCTGTTCCTGGCAATCATCACGGCAGTCATACAGCTCCCTTTCATTCGAGATTCGGGTGATCCCTATGCCTGGCTTACGGTCTTTCAAATCGTCAGGATCTATCGCGTGGTGCTGGCGGTACAGCTTACGCGCGACCTCATCCTGCTGGTTTTGCGCCACGTCTCCGGTGTGCTGAACCTGATTCTGTTCGTGTTCTTGCTCACGTTTCTGGCCTCCATCTTTGCCACCCAACTCTATCGAGGAACGCTGCCACaattcgacgacgagggcaACTACCTCCAGGTGACCTTTGCCACCATCTTCAATTCCTTCCTGGGCATGTACCAGGTTCTCTCATCCGAGAACTGGACAGATGTGTTGTACAACACGAGCAGATTCAACAAGGAGTGGCACTCGGCATGGATCGCggccatcttcttcatcatctgGTTCATGTTGGCCAACTTTGTCATCTTGAACATGTTTATTGCTGTCATTCAGGAGAATTTCGACGTATCAGAAGATCAGAAACGTCTACAGCAAGTGAAGATGTTTCTACAGCGCAAAGAGATGGGAAGCAACACAGGGGGAACGCTCTCCCTGTCGGCGATTTTCAAGTTCGGCAAGCTGAAGCGACAAGATCCACTGGACTTTGGATCAGCAGCCACGGAGATGCTGCTTCAGGACGCCGTGGTCCGAGACTTCCTGGATGAGGAGAACATGGAACAGACAGACGTGAGACGTGCAGTGACGGGTGGACTGGCATCGTCGTCCACCTTGAATTTGTACAAGCAGCCAGCTTCGCTAGCACAACGGATGCAAGATGCAATCACGAAGCGATTGTTCAACAATGAACCAAACCCGTTCTACGCCAATCTGAGGTTGACCAAGGCATACGAGGAGCTGGATCCGCGCACTTTGGCGAGAGAAGTTGTAAACGCTGCCGAGCAACGCAAACTGTCTCAGCGAGAGTACCTGCGCCGATATCCGAAGTACAACGTCTCCCTGTTCATGTTCAAATCTGGAAACAAGGTCCGCAAATTCTGCCAGCGTATCGTCGGTCCAGGTCGCGGAACTCGCATCGAGGGTGTGCAGCCAAACCCAACCATTTGGTACACGTTCTCTGCCTTTATCTATGCCGCGATCGTGGGGATGGTCTTTCTCGCATGCATTACCACGCCGTTGTTCCAGCTGGAGTACTTCAGAGATCATCAGAGCGTGGACCGCCGTCTCAACTGGTTCATTTACACGGACATCGGCTTCGCTGCACTCTTCACCGTCGAAGCCATGGTCAAAGTCATTGCAGACGGCTTCTTCTGGACGCCCAACGCCTACTTCCGCAGCTCCTGGGGCTTCATCGATGGAGTCGTGCTCGTCACGCTTTGGATCAATGTGATAACTTCGCTGTATGATCCAGGCAGTGGCTCACGGGCTGTCGGAGCTTTCAAAGCGCTCAGAGCCCTGCGGCTTCTCAATGTCAGTGACAGCGCGAGAGACACGTTCCACTCCGTGGTTGTGCTGGGTGGCTGGAAAGTGCTGAGTGCGGCATTCGTCTCGCTCAGCTTGCTGATCCCGTTTGCCATCTACGGCGTCAATCTCTTCGCGGGCAAGATGTCGTGGTGTAACACCTGGCAGCAATACGGCGTGCACAACCTTACTGATTGTCTGGGAGAAGGCATCTTGAATCCGATCGGATATAACGTGCTGGCTCCGCAGAGAGTTGGATATCAGCAATTCGCCTACGATTTCGACAACTTCGGCGACGCATTGTTCATCCTCTTCCAGGTCGTCTCCCAAGAAGGCTGGGTGGACCTCATGTGGAGCGCGCAGTCCATCACTGGTGTCTTCACTCAGCCGTCATGGTTCGCGCAGCAAGGGAatgccgtcttcttcgtcgtgtTCAACTTGCTCGGAGCAGTGTTCGTGCTGACGCTCTTCGTGTCCGTCTTCATGCGTAACTATACCGAACAGACTGGTGTGGCCTTCTTGACCTCGGAACAGCGATCGTGGCTGGAGTTGAGGAAGCTGCTTCGACAAGTGGCACCATCGAAACGACCAAATCggcagaagaagaggcagagcTGGCAGGAATGGTGCTATCGCCGCGCGGTGACCAAGAACGGGCGATGGCAGCGGACCATTACCGCTGTTCTGATTGCGCATCTGATTCTCCTGTGCCTCGAATGGTATCCGGAACCCTGGGCCTGGCAAATCACGCGCTTCCTaatcttcttctgcttcgttTTGTTCTACATTGCCAACATTGTCATTCGCCTTGTCGGTCTATCCTGGACACGATTCCGGAAGAGCGCTTGGGATCTGTATTCCCTTATCAGCGTATCGGGAACATTGGCCACCTCGATCATGGTCTTCTTCAACCTCCACAACGCCGTCTACACACAGATCCATAAGTTGTTTCTCGTGTCTCTGGCGCTTCTGCTCATCCCACGAAACAACCAACTCGACCAACTCTTCAAAACGGCAGCGGCGAGTTTTAGTTCAATCGCTAATCTACTGGCAACCTGGTTCgtgctcttcctcgtctaCGCCATCGCCTTCACCCAGACATTCGGCCTCACCCGCTTCGGCGCGCATcagaacaacaacatcaacttCCGTACCGTCCCCAAAGCActcgtcttgctcttccGCATGAGCGTGGGTGAGCAATGGAATCAGATCATGATGGACTACGCCAGCATTGAACCACCCTACTGCACCCTCTCGGACAACTACTACAGCGGCGACTGCGGTAGTAAGCAATGGGCCTACGCCTTGTTCGTGTCGTGGAACATCATCAGCATGTACATCTTCGTCAACCTGTTCATCTCGCTGATCTACGAGTCCTTCTCCTACGTCTACCAACGCAGCAGTGGCCTGTCCATCATCAGCCGGGAGGAGATTCGTCGTTTCAAACAAGCCTGGGCGGAACACGACCCCAACGGAACGGGCTACATTTCCAAAGACGACTTCCCTCGCTTCCTCGGCGAGTTGTCGGGCATCTTCGAAATGCGCATTTACGATGGCGACTTTACCGTGTCTCAGATCATCAACGACTGTCAGGTGGAGTCTCGGAGAGCCTCCCAACTCCCCGTCGACggcgcatcctcctcgcgcgCGGAAATCGACCTCACAAAACTCAACGCCCGTCTGGCCGAATTGCCCGTCCAAGAAATCCGACGTCGTCGCGCGCGCATGAACACTTTCTATGAGGAAGTACTCGTGTCCGCCGATCCGGATTTGGGCATCGCCTTCAACGCCTTGCTGATGATCCTCGCCCACTACAAAGTCATCAACGACAGCAAGTCCCTCCGTCTGGAAGAattcctccgccgccgcgctcGCCTACAACGTGTCGAGGAAGCGGTGAACCgcaacatcgtcgtcggatTCTTCGACACGCTGTACTGGGCCCGTCGCTTCAAGCGGATCCTCGAAGGAAGGAAGTCCGCGCGTATGACCGCCATTCCCACTTTCGGCGTGCCGGAGATTCTTGTCCAGGACGAGGGCGGAGACGAT GGGAGAGGCAGCTTTAGTGAAGGCCACTCACCTTCTTCCCGTTTCCGCAGCGGATCGATCCAACTCTCGCCCGTCTCGTCGCCCACTCGGGAGGACTTCAACCTCACGCCTTCTCCATCCCGTCACCGTCCGTCCGTGTCAGGAAGCAGTATCCAACCGGACTGGCACTTTGCCGCGGCTATggaaggagcaggagcatCGGGGACTTCACCACCCGCGAGTCCCGGGTTTGGACCGAGAGGGAGGGGCAACAGTGATGTGAGTGCGGCGAGAAGTCGGGCGGGTTCGGCGGTGAGTCAGGTGTTTCAGGATTCGGCTTGGGGCCAGAGTCTGCAGAGGAGTGTGACCCAGCATCAGAGGGGAGGGAGCGGGAGTCGCAGTGGGAGTGGAGAGCAGAATCAGAGGAGATCGAATGGGTCATGA